The Thioalkalivibrio sulfidiphilus HL-EbGr7 genome includes a window with the following:
- the fdx gene encoding ISC system 2Fe-2S type ferredoxin: MPQIIFLPHEDICPEGAVIDVEPGTTICDAALAHGIEIEHACEKSCACTTCHVYVREGGESLEDPTEDEEDMLDKAWGLEPDSRLSCQARVDDKDLVVELPKYTINQVSEHH; the protein is encoded by the coding sequence ATGCCCCAGATCATCTTTCTGCCCCACGAGGACATCTGCCCGGAAGGCGCCGTGATCGATGTCGAGCCCGGCACCACCATCTGCGACGCCGCGCTCGCCCACGGCATCGAGATCGAACACGCCTGCGAGAAGTCCTGCGCCTGCACCACCTGCCACGTGTACGTGCGCGAAGGCGGTGAGTCCCTGGAGGACCCCACCGAGGACGAGGAGGACATGCTCGACAAGGCCTGGGGCCTGGAGCCGGACTCCCGCCTCTCCTGCCAGGCGCGGGTGGACGACAAGGACCTGGTGGTGGAGCTGCCCAAGTACACCATCAACCAGGTCTCCGAACATCACTGA
- the ndk gene encoding nucleoside-diphosphate kinase, giving the protein MAVERTLSIIKPDAVAKNVIGEIYTRFEKAGLKIVAARMMHLSREQAEGFYAVHKERPFFKDLVDFMISGPVIVQALEGENAVALHRDIMGATNPKDAAPGTIRADFAESIDENAVHGSDSLENAGKEIAFFFKPEEICARTR; this is encoded by the coding sequence ATGGCCGTTGAACGCACCCTGTCCATCATCAAGCCCGATGCCGTCGCCAAGAACGTGATCGGCGAGATCTACACCCGTTTCGAGAAGGCCGGTCTGAAGATCGTCGCCGCCCGCATGATGCACCTGTCCCGCGAGCAGGCCGAAGGCTTCTACGCCGTGCACAAGGAGCGTCCCTTCTTCAAGGACCTGGTGGACTTCATGATCAGCGGCCCTGTGATCGTGCAGGCGCTGGAAGGCGAGAACGCCGTGGCCCTGCATCGTGACATCATGGGCGCCACCAACCCCAAGGACGCCGCTCCCGGCACCATCCGCGCCGACTTCGCCGAGAGCATCGACGAGAACGCCGTGCACGGTTCCGACAGCCTGGAGAATGCCGGCAAAGAGATCGCGTTCTTCTTCAAGCCCGAAGAGATCTGCGCCCGCACGCGCTGA
- a CDS encoding bifunctional tRNA (adenosine(37)-C2)-methyltransferase TrmG/ribosomal RNA large subunit methyltransferase RlmN: MTDSPKTNLLGMTRQQLEGFFTAMGEKPFRAVQVLKWIHQHWVEDFQDMTDLSKALRERLAQVAEIRAPEVVYDQASADGTHKWLLRLDDGNCIETVFIPEKDRGTLCVSSQVGCALDCTFCSTARQGFNRNLSSAEIVGQLWLANRRLAPERTVAGKAPERVVSNVVLMGMGEPLLNFDNVVDAMRLMLDDNAYGLSKRRVTLSTSGIVPAMDRLKETLDVALAVSLHAPNDALRDELVPINRKYPIAELLDACRRYVREERHHQRITFEYVMLEGVNDSPEHARQLIALLRDVPCKINLIPFNPFPETRYRRSGDAAIRRFQEMLANAGYTTITRRTRGDDIDAACGQLVGKVADRSRRALRFARLEGTGGTAP; the protein is encoded by the coding sequence ATGACTGACAGCCCGAAGACCAATCTGCTGGGCATGACCCGGCAACAGCTGGAAGGCTTCTTCACCGCCATGGGGGAGAAGCCTTTTCGCGCTGTACAGGTGCTGAAATGGATACACCAGCACTGGGTGGAAGACTTCCAGGACATGACCGACCTGTCCAAGGCGCTGCGCGAGCGTCTGGCCCAGGTGGCGGAGATCCGTGCCCCAGAGGTGGTCTATGACCAGGCCTCCGCCGACGGCACCCACAAGTGGCTGCTGCGCCTGGACGACGGCAACTGCATCGAAACGGTGTTCATCCCGGAGAAGGACCGCGGCACCCTGTGCGTCTCCTCCCAGGTGGGCTGCGCCCTGGACTGCACCTTCTGTTCCACGGCCCGCCAGGGTTTCAACCGCAACCTCTCGAGCGCCGAGATCGTCGGCCAGCTGTGGCTGGCCAACCGCCGCTTGGCGCCGGAGCGCACCGTGGCTGGCAAGGCCCCGGAGCGCGTGGTGAGCAACGTGGTGCTCATGGGCATGGGCGAGCCGCTGCTCAACTTCGACAACGTGGTTGATGCCATGCGCCTGATGCTCGACGACAACGCCTACGGCCTGAGCAAGCGCCGGGTGACCCTGAGCACCTCGGGCATCGTGCCTGCCATGGACCGCCTCAAGGAGACCCTGGACGTAGCCCTGGCGGTGAGCCTGCATGCGCCCAACGACGCCCTGCGCGACGAGCTGGTGCCCATCAATCGCAAGTACCCCATCGCCGAACTGCTGGACGCCTGCCGGCGCTATGTGCGCGAGGAGCGCCACCACCAGCGCATCACCTTCGAATACGTGATGCTGGAAGGGGTCAACGACAGCCCGGAGCACGCCCGGCAGCTGATCGCCCTGCTGCGTGACGTGCCCTGCAAGATCAACCTGATCCCCTTCAATCCCTTCCCGGAGACCCGCTATCGTCGTTCCGGGGATGCCGCCATCCGGCGCTTCCAGGAGATGCTGGCCAACGCCGGCTACACCACCATCACCCGCCGCACCCGGGGTGACGACATCGACGCCGCCTGTGGCCAGCTGGTGGGCAAGGTGGCCGACCGCAGCCGCCGTGCGCTGCGTTTTGCACGTCTCGAAGGAACCGGAGGAACCGCACCATGA
- the iscU gene encoding Fe-S cluster assembly scaffold IscU gives MAYSDKVLDHYENPRNVGSLDKADPSVGTGMVGAPACGDVMKLQIRVNAEGVIEDAKFKTYGCGSAIASSSLLTEWVKGKTLDEAAAIKNTQIAEELALPPVKIHCSVLAEDAIKAAIADFKQKSGAEEPAKKTA, from the coding sequence ATGGCTTACAGCGACAAAGTGCTGGATCACTATGAGAATCCCCGCAACGTGGGGTCCCTGGACAAGGCGGACCCGAGCGTGGGCACGGGCATGGTGGGCGCGCCGGCCTGTGGCGACGTGATGAAGCTGCAGATCAGGGTCAACGCCGAGGGCGTGATCGAGGATGCCAAGTTCAAGACCTACGGCTGCGGTTCGGCGATTGCCAGTTCGAGCCTGCTGACGGAGTGGGTGAAGGGCAAGACGCTGGATGAGGCGGCTGCGATCAAGAACACGCAGATTGCCGAGGAGCTGGCGCTGCCGCCGGTGAAGATTCACTGCTCGGTGCTGGCCGAGGACGCCATCAAGGCGGCCATCGCCGACTTCAAGCAGAAGTCCGGCGCCGAGGAGCCCGCCAAGAAGACCGCCTGA
- the iscR gene encoding Fe-S cluster assembly transcriptional regulator IscR, giving the protein MRLTTKGRYAVTAMLDLAIHNEQGPISLADISHRQGISLSYLEQLFARLRKQGLVVSTRGPGGGYSLSRPADKTAIADVIAAVDEKVDTTRCGGAADCQNNQRCLTHDLWSDLSDQIRQFLTNITLADVMARNGVQEVAARQDRQVGQRVLLARRAESFRAE; this is encoded by the coding sequence ATGAGGCTGACAACCAAGGGACGCTATGCCGTAACGGCGATGCTCGACCTGGCCATCCATAACGAACAGGGACCGATCTCCCTGGCCGATATTTCACATCGGCAGGGTATCTCACTGTCTTACCTGGAGCAACTGTTCGCCCGCCTGCGCAAGCAGGGCCTGGTGGTGAGCACCCGGGGCCCCGGCGGTGGTTACTCCCTGAGCCGTCCCGCGGACAAGACCGCCATCGCCGATGTGATCGCGGCGGTGGACGAGAAGGTGGACACCACCCGCTGCGGTGGCGCCGCCGACTGCCAGAACAACCAGCGCTGCCTGACCCACGACCTGTGGTCTGACCTGAGCGACCAGATCCGGCAGTTTCTCACCAACATCACCCTGGCCGATGTCATGGCCCGCAACGGTGTCCAGGAAGTGGCCGCCCGTCAGGACCGTCAGGTGGGGCAGCGCGTGCTGCTCGCCCGGCGTGCCGAGTCGTTCCGGGCCGAGTGA
- the hscA gene encoding Fe-S protein assembly chaperone HscA, giving the protein MALLQISEPGMSTNPHEHRLAVGIDLGTTNSLVASVRSGVAETLPDAEGRHLLPSVVHYSADGVTVGHEAKRRAALDPLNTIASVKRLMGRGVEDLKTLNGHIPYEFVAGEGGVPRIRTAGGDVTPVQVSAEILRVLRERAEASLGGELSGAVITVPAYFDDAQRQATKDAATLAGLNVFRLLNEPTAAAIAYGLDKGQEGVIAVYDLGGGTFDISILRLSKGVFQVLATGGDSALGGDDFDRAIAEWIMQEAGMAGESDHQRMRKLMMDACAAKEALSDSDETELSIQVAGDQVWNGCITCEQMNCLIEPLINKTLAACRRALRDAGVERDEVIDVVMVGGSTRVPHVRQRVAEFFGREPRVDIDPDRVVAVGAALQADVLAGNKPDEEMLLLDVIPLSLGIETMGGLVEHIIPRNTTIPVARAQEFTTFKDGQTAMALHVVQGERDVVDHNRSLARFTLRGIPPMVAGAARIRVTFQVDADGLLNVSAREELSGAHAAIEVKPSYGLTDNEIETMLRDSMSHAREDMEARRLREQQVEADRVIEALDAALAADGEALLEAAERQAIDAARERLVAARADGDAETIKRAIQGVEKAGEDFVARRMNQSIRKAMAGHRVEEFE; this is encoded by the coding sequence ATGGCCCTGTTGCAGATCTCCGAACCCGGCATGTCCACCAACCCCCACGAGCACCGGCTCGCGGTGGGCATCGACCTGGGTACCACCAATTCCCTGGTGGCCTCGGTGCGCAGCGGTGTGGCCGAGACCCTGCCCGATGCGGAGGGCAGGCACCTCTTGCCTTCCGTGGTGCATTACAGTGCCGACGGCGTGACCGTGGGCCACGAGGCCAAGCGCCGCGCCGCCCTGGACCCGCTCAACACCATCGCCTCGGTGAAACGCCTGATGGGCCGTGGCGTGGAGGATCTGAAGACCCTCAACGGCCACATCCCCTATGAATTCGTGGCAGGCGAGGGTGGCGTGCCGCGCATCCGCACCGCCGGCGGCGATGTGACCCCGGTGCAGGTCTCCGCCGAGATCCTGAGGGTGCTGCGCGAGCGCGCCGAGGCGAGCCTGGGCGGTGAACTGTCCGGTGCGGTGATCACCGTGCCTGCCTATTTCGACGACGCCCAGCGCCAGGCCACCAAGGATGCCGCCACCCTGGCGGGCCTCAACGTGTTCCGCCTGCTCAACGAGCCCACGGCGGCGGCCATCGCCTATGGCCTGGACAAGGGCCAGGAAGGGGTCATTGCGGTCTATGACCTGGGCGGCGGCACCTTCGACATCTCCATCCTGCGCCTGTCCAAGGGCGTGTTCCAGGTGCTGGCCACCGGCGGCGACAGTGCCCTGGGCGGCGACGACTTCGACCGCGCCATCGCCGAGTGGATCATGCAGGAGGCCGGCATGGCCGGCGAGTCCGATCACCAGCGCATGCGCAAGCTGATGATGGACGCCTGCGCCGCCAAGGAGGCGCTCAGCGACAGCGACGAGACCGAGCTGAGCATCCAGGTGGCCGGCGACCAGGTGTGGAATGGCTGCATCACCTGCGAGCAGATGAACTGCCTGATCGAGCCGCTCATCAACAAGACCCTGGCCGCCTGCCGCCGCGCCCTGCGCGACGCCGGCGTGGAGCGGGACGAGGTGATCGACGTGGTCATGGTGGGCGGTTCCACCCGGGTGCCCCACGTGCGCCAGCGGGTGGCGGAATTCTTCGGCCGCGAGCCCCGGGTGGACATCGACCCGGACCGGGTGGTGGCCGTGGGTGCCGCGCTGCAGGCGGACGTGCTGGCCGGCAACAAGCCCGACGAGGAGATGCTGCTGCTGGACGTGATCCCCCTGTCGCTCGGCATCGAGACCATGGGCGGCCTGGTGGAGCACATCATCCCGCGCAACACCACCATCCCCGTGGCCCGGGCCCAGGAATTCACCACCTTCAAGGATGGCCAGACCGCCATGGCGCTGCACGTGGTGCAGGGAGAGCGCGACGTGGTGGACCACAACCGCTCCCTGGCCCGCTTCACCCTGCGCGGCATCCCGCCCATGGTGGCCGGCGCGGCGCGCATCCGGGTCACCTTCCAGGTGGATGCCGACGGACTGCTCAATGTCAGCGCCCGGGAGGAGCTGAGCGGCGCCCATGCGGCCATCGAGGTGAAACCCTCCTACGGGCTCACCGACAACGAGATCGAGACCATGCTGCGGGATTCCATGAGCCATGCCCGCGAGGACATGGAGGCCCGCCGCCTGCGTGAACAGCAGGTGGAAGCCGACCGGGTCATCGAGGCCCTGGACGCGGCCCTGGCCGCCGACGGCGAGGCGCTGCTGGAGGCCGCCGAACGCCAGGCCATCGACGCGGCCCGGGAGCGCCTGGTGGCCGCCCGCGCCGACGGCGACGCCGAGACCATCAAGCGTGCCATCCAGGGCGTGGAGAAGGCCGGTGAGGACTTCGTCGCCCGGCGCATGAACCAGAGCATCCGCAAGGCCATGGCCGGTCACCGGGTTGAAGAATTCGAGTAA
- the hscB gene encoding Fe-S protein assembly co-chaperone HscB, which produces MNLDFSQNHFELMGLPVGFALDRAALEDAYRRLQGQLHPDRFAQSGDQERRLAVQGAAWVNEAYATLKDDTRRARYLLTLQGVEFNDERDTASDPVFLMEQMELREALEEAPEAADPLGRLDALSGDIAARRKALSAQFAEALDADRVDEAKTLVLKMRFYDKLRDEARRTAERLEDELL; this is translated from the coding sequence GTGAACCTGGACTTCAGTCAGAACCATTTCGAACTGATGGGTCTGCCGGTGGGCTTTGCGCTTGACCGGGCCGCCCTGGAGGACGCCTACCGGCGACTCCAGGGGCAGCTGCACCCGGATCGCTTTGCCCAGTCCGGTGATCAGGAACGGCGCCTCGCGGTGCAGGGTGCGGCCTGGGTCAACGAGGCCTACGCCACCCTGAAGGACGACACCCGCCGCGCCCGCTACCTGTTGACCCTCCAGGGCGTGGAGTTCAACGACGAGCGCGATACCGCCAGTGATCCGGTCTTCCTCATGGAGCAGATGGAACTGCGCGAGGCCCTGGAGGAGGCGCCCGAGGCCGCCGACCCCCTGGGCCGGCTGGATGCCCTGAGCGGTGACATCGCTGCCCGCCGCAAGGCCCTCTCGGCGCAGTTCGCCGAGGCCCTCGATGCGGATCGTGTGGACGAGGCGAAGACCCTGGTGCTGAAGATGCGCTTCTACGACAAGCTGCGCGACGAGGCCAGGCGCACCGCCGAGCGCCTCGAAGACGAATTGCTTTGA
- the iscX gene encoding Fe-S cluster assembly protein IscX → MKWTDTLDIAIALDEEHPDVDPTRVNFVDLRNWIMELDGFDDDPAHCGERILEAVQMAWIEEKG, encoded by the coding sequence ATGAAGTGGACCGACACCCTCGACATCGCCATCGCCCTTGACGAAGAACATCCCGACGTGGACCCCACCCGGGTCAATTTCGTGGACCTGCGCAACTGGATCATGGAACTGGACGGCTTCGACGACGATCCCGCCCACTGCGGCGAACGGATCCTGGAAGCGGTGCAGATGGCGTGGATCGAGGAGAAGGGATGA
- the pilW gene encoding type IV pilus biogenesis/stability protein PilW, with translation MMHVSWHRWTLFGLLLALLLGGCASQPTTESRERDRRAAAINVDLGLHYLSNNNLEQARINLNRALEVDPRYSQAHSAFALLQVRLNNPENAERHFKRALELDAEDSFTWNNYGSFLCAQGRKADAQRAFDKALANPFYRTPEQALTNAGVCVMETGDNAKAEEYLRRALDNNPRYTPALLEMARLTFQAERYLQTRAFLSRFTAEQEHTAETLWLCYQAETAMRNHEAAGNCSVRLKERFPDSRQTAALLELERRGR, from the coding sequence ATGATGCATGTCTCGTGGCACCGCTGGACCCTGTTTGGATTGCTGCTTGCCCTGCTGCTGGGCGGCTGCGCCTCACAGCCCACCACCGAGAGCCGCGAGCGTGACCGGCGTGCCGCCGCCATCAACGTGGACCTGGGCCTGCACTACCTGTCCAACAACAACCTGGAGCAGGCACGCATCAACCTGAACCGGGCGCTGGAGGTCGATCCGCGCTATTCCCAGGCCCACAGCGCCTTCGCGCTGCTGCAGGTCCGGCTCAACAACCCCGAGAACGCCGAGCGTCACTTCAAGCGCGCCCTGGAACTGGACGCGGAAGACTCCTTCACCTGGAACAACTACGGCAGCTTCCTGTGCGCCCAGGGCCGCAAGGCCGACGCCCAGCGCGCCTTCGACAAGGCACTGGCCAATCCCTTCTACCGGACACCGGAGCAGGCCCTGACCAATGCCGGCGTGTGCGTAATGGAGACCGGTGATAACGCCAAGGCGGAGGAATACCTGCGCCGCGCCCTGGACAACAACCCGCGCTACACCCCGGCCCTGCTGGAGATGGCGCGCCTGACCTTCCAGGCGGAGCGCTACCTGCAGACCCGCGCCTTCCTGTCGCGCTTCACCGCCGAGCAGGAGCACACCGCCGAGACCCTGTGGCTCTGCTACCAGGCGGAAACCGCCATGCGCAACCACGAGGCGGCGGGCAACTGTTCCGTGCGCCTGAAGGAGCGTTTCCCGGATTCCCGCCAGACCGCAGCGCTGCTGGAGCTGGAACGACGTGGCCGCTGA
- a CDS encoding IscS subfamily cysteine desulfurase: MSDIKTPIYLDYSATTPVDERVAEEMAKYLTRGGIFGNPASRSHVFGWDAEKAVERAREQVAELVGADPREIVWTSGATEANNLAIKGAAHFYQKKGRHLITVKTEHKAVLDTCRQLEREGFEVTYLDVQSNGLMDLEVLKAAIREDTVLVSVMHVNNEIGVIQDIEAIGNLTRERGVLLHVDAAQSTGKVAIDLSRLPVDLMSFSAHKTYGPKGIGALYVRRKPRVRIEAQMHGGGHERGMRSGTLAPHQIVGMGEAFRIAREEMGAEVERIRMLRDRLWTGLSDMDEVYLNGDLERRVAHNLNVSFNFVEGESLIMALKDIAVSSGSACTSASLEPSYVLRALGRDDELAHSSIRFSMGRYTTSEEVDYTIDLVKNAVAKLRELSPLWEMYQEGVDLKSVQWVAH; this comes from the coding sequence GTGAGCGATATCAAGACCCCCATCTACCTGGACTATTCCGCGACCACGCCGGTGGACGAGCGCGTGGCCGAGGAGATGGCCAAGTACCTGACCCGCGGCGGCATCTTCGGCAACCCGGCGTCGCGTTCCCACGTGTTCGGCTGGGACGCGGAGAAGGCGGTGGAGCGCGCCCGTGAGCAGGTGGCCGAGCTGGTGGGAGCCGACCCCCGGGAGATCGTCTGGACCAGCGGCGCCACCGAGGCCAACAACCTGGCCATCAAGGGCGCGGCGCACTTCTACCAGAAGAAGGGCCGTCACCTGATCACCGTGAAGACCGAGCACAAGGCGGTGCTGGACACCTGCCGGCAGCTGGAGCGCGAGGGTTTCGAGGTCACCTACCTGGACGTGCAGTCCAACGGCCTGATGGACCTGGAGGTGCTGAAAGCCGCCATTCGCGAGGACACGGTGCTGGTGTCGGTGATGCACGTGAACAACGAGATCGGCGTGATCCAGGACATCGAGGCGATCGGCAACCTGACCCGGGAGCGTGGCGTACTGCTGCACGTGGACGCGGCGCAGTCCACCGGCAAGGTGGCCATCGACCTGTCGAGGCTGCCGGTGGACCTGATGAGCTTCTCGGCCCACAAGACCTACGGCCCCAAGGGCATCGGCGCGCTGTACGTGCGCAGGAAGCCGCGGGTGCGCATCGAGGCGCAGATGCACGGCGGCGGTCACGAGCGCGGCATGCGTTCCGGGACGCTCGCCCCGCACCAGATCGTGGGCATGGGCGAGGCGTTTCGCATCGCCCGCGAGGAGATGGGTGCCGAGGTGGAGCGCATTCGCATGCTGCGCGACCGCCTGTGGACGGGCCTCTCGGACATGGACGAGGTGTACCTGAACGGTGACCTGGAGCGGCGCGTGGCGCACAACCTCAACGTCTCGTTCAACTTCGTGGAGGGCGAGAGCCTGATCATGGCGCTCAAGGACATCGCGGTGAGTTCGGGTTCGGCCTGCACCAGCGCGAGCCTGGAACCCAGCTACGTGCTGCGTGCCCTGGGCCGGGATGACGAGCTGGCGCACAGCTCGATCCGCTTCTCCATGGGCCGCTACACCACGAGTGAGGAGGTGGACTACACCATCGACCTGGTGAAGAACGCGGTGGCGAAGCTGCGCGAGCTCTCGCCCCTGTGGGAGATGTACCAGGAAGGGGTGGACCTGAAGAGTGTGCAGTGGGTGGCGCATTAG
- a CDS encoding RNA methyltransferase, whose amino-acid sequence MNVLDRLRIVLIQTSHPGNIGASARAMKTMGLSDLRLVSPVRYPSAEATAMASGADDLLAGTPVYEDLDEALTGCRLVMGTSARQRSLRWPQLNPREAAAALIEAAAQRPVALLFGREQSGLSNEELDRCHSLVTIPANEAYSSLNLAAAVQVLSYELRMAALERQAPAVDTSADLAPEDQPASAEALEDFYAHLERALIHLDFLDPNNPRHLLRRLRRLYGRAVPTVSEVNILRGILTAAEKGPRR is encoded by the coding sequence ATGAATGTACTCGATCGGCTGCGGATCGTCCTGATCCAGACCTCCCACCCCGGCAACATCGGCGCCAGCGCCCGGGCCATGAAGACCATGGGTCTCTCGGACCTGCGCCTGGTCAGTCCGGTGCGTTATCCCAGCGCGGAGGCCACCGCCATGGCCTCCGGCGCCGACGACCTGCTGGCTGGCACGCCCGTCTACGAGGACCTGGATGAGGCCCTGACCGGCTGCCGGCTGGTGATGGGCACCAGCGCCCGGCAGCGCAGCCTGCGCTGGCCCCAGCTCAATCCCCGCGAGGCGGCCGCCGCGCTCATCGAGGCAGCCGCCCAGAGGCCGGTGGCGCTGCTGTTCGGCCGGGAGCAGAGCGGCCTGAGCAACGAGGAACTGGACCGTTGCCATTCCTTGGTGACCATCCCCGCCAACGAGGCCTACAGCTCGCTGAATCTCGCGGCCGCCGTGCAGGTGCTGAGTTACGAGTTGCGCATGGCGGCCCTGGAGCGGCAGGCGCCGGCGGTGGACACCAGCGCGGACCTGGCCCCGGAAGACCAGCCCGCCAGCGCCGAGGCCCTGGAGGATTTCTACGCCCACCTGGAGCGCGCCCTGATTCACCTGGACTTCCTCGACCCGAACAACCCCCGGCATCTGTTACGCCGGCTGCGCCGGCTCTACGGCCGGGCGGTGCCCACTGTGAGCGAGGTGAACATCCTGCGGGGTATCCTGACGGCGGCCGAGAAAGGACCGCGCCGCTAG
- the iscA gene encoding iron-sulfur cluster assembly protein IscA — protein MAITLTESAADRVKTFLAKRGKGLGLRLGVRTTGCSGMAYVIEFADELDEGDTVFEDKGVKVIVNPKSLVYLEGTELDFAREGLNEGFKFNNPNEKDRCGCGESFNV, from the coding sequence ATGGCCATCACACTGACCGAAAGCGCCGCGGACCGCGTCAAGACCTTCCTTGCCAAGCGTGGCAAGGGGCTGGGCCTGCGCCTGGGCGTGCGGACCACCGGTTGCTCCGGCATGGCCTATGTCATCGAGTTCGCCGATGAGCTGGACGAGGGCGATACCGTGTTCGAGGACAAGGGCGTCAAGGTGATCGTCAATCCCAAGAGCCTGGTGTACCTGGAAGGCACGGAGCTGGACTTCGCCCGCGAAGGCCTCAACGAGGGTTTCAAGTTCAACAACCCCAACGAGAAGGACCGTTGTGGCTGCGGCGAGAGCTTCAACGTCTGA
- the cysE gene encoding serine O-acetyltransferase, protein MFERLKEDIRCVFDRDPAARNTFEVLTTYPGIHALWMHRLSHVLWQRRLLWLARWISYLGRWLTGIEIHPGARIGRRFFIDHGMGVVIGETAEIGEDCTVYHGVTLGGTSWEKGKRHPTLGDRVVVGAGAKILGPITIGADARVGSNAVVLKDVPKGATVVGIPGRVISKRDEEERRREVMAERMGFDAYGLSKEMPDPIANAINRILDHLHTLDQRVDETSHALKQLGADVDDSHIPELDARDMEGLEETVESHPEETPRQPGSGAG, encoded by the coding sequence ATGTTTGAACGCCTGAAGGAAGACATCCGCTGCGTCTTCGACCGTGATCCGGCCGCCCGCAACACCTTCGAGGTGCTGACCACCTATCCGGGCATCCATGCCCTGTGGATGCATCGCCTGAGCCATGTCCTGTGGCAGCGGCGCCTGCTGTGGCTGGCCCGCTGGATCTCCTACCTGGGGCGCTGGCTCACGGGCATCGAGATCCATCCCGGCGCCCGCATCGGCCGGCGTTTCTTCATCGACCATGGCATGGGCGTGGTGATCGGCGAGACCGCCGAGATCGGCGAGGACTGCACCGTTTACCACGGCGTCACCCTGGGTGGCACCAGCTGGGAGAAGGGCAAGCGCCATCCCACCCTGGGCGACCGGGTGGTGGTGGGTGCAGGGGCCAAGATCCTGGGTCCCATCACCATCGGCGCCGACGCCCGGGTGGGGTCCAACGCGGTGGTGCTCAAGGACGTGCCCAAAGGGGCCACGGTGGTGGGCATCCCGGGGCGGGTGATCTCCAAGCGCGACGAGGAAGAGCGCCGTCGGGAGGTCATGGCCGAGCGCATGGGTTTTGACGCCTACGGCCTGTCCAAGGAGATGCCGGACCCCATCGCCAATGCCATCAACCGCATCCTGGATCACCTGCACACCCTGGACCAGCGGGTGGACGAGACCAGCCATGCCCTGAAGCAGCTGGGCGCGGACGTGGACGACTCCCATATCCCGGAACTGGATGCCCGGGACATGGAGGGGCTGGAGGAGACCGTGGAGAGCCATCCGGAAGAGACACCCAGGCAACCCGGATCCGGGGCAGGGTAA
- a CDS encoding inositol monophosphatase family protein, producing the protein MQPMLNIAVKAARAAGQVIVRHVGRLEGLTVQNKQPNDFVSEVDHLAEREIIRVIQRAYPDHAILAEESGGQGRSDYEWIIDPLDGTTNFLHDFPQFAVSIALRHQGRLEQAVVYDPVKEELFSASRGGGATLNNRRVRVTTLKDLNGALLGTGIPFREDQDLDAYLKTLRALLPGTAGVRRAGSAALDLAYVAAGRLDGFWEYGLNPWDMAAGLLLVQEAGGLVGTPDGGHDVMARGDVVAAGPKVFKAMLQRLAQAR; encoded by the coding sequence ATGCAGCCGATGCTCAACATCGCGGTCAAGGCCGCCCGTGCCGCCGGCCAGGTCATCGTCCGTCACGTCGGGCGCCTGGAAGGCCTCACGGTGCAGAACAAACAGCCCAACGACTTCGTCAGCGAGGTGGATCATCTGGCCGAGCGCGAGATTATACGCGTCATCCAGCGCGCCTACCCGGATCACGCCATCCTCGCCGAGGAGAGCGGCGGCCAGGGCAGGAGCGACTACGAGTGGATCATCGACCCCCTGGACGGCACCACCAACTTCCTGCACGACTTCCCGCAATTCGCGGTCTCCATCGCCCTGCGCCATCAGGGCCGGCTGGAGCAGGCCGTGGTCTACGATCCGGTCAAGGAAGAGCTGTTCTCCGCCTCCCGGGGCGGTGGCGCGACCCTCAACAACCGGCGGGTTCGGGTCACGACGCTGAAGGACCTCAACGGCGCCCTGCTGGGCACCGGCATCCCGTTTCGCGAGGACCAGGACCTGGATGCCTACCTGAAGACGCTGCGCGCCCTGCTGCCGGGCACCGCCGGCGTGCGCCGCGCCGGTTCCGCCGCCCTGGACCTGGCCTACGTGGCCGCCGGACGCCTGGACGGCTTCTGGGAATATGGCCTCAATCCCTGGGACATGGCCGCCGGCCTGCTGCTGGTCCAGGAGGCCGGAGGCCTGGTGGGCACGCCCGACGGCGGCCACGACGTGATGGCCCGCGGCGATGTGGTGGCCGCCGGCCCGAAGGTCTTCAAGGCGATGCTGCAGCGGCTGGCCCAGGCGCGCTGA